In the genome of Neodiprion pinetum isolate iyNeoPine1 chromosome 2, iyNeoPine1.2, whole genome shotgun sequence, one region contains:
- the Rrp46 gene encoding exosome complex component RRP46 — protein sequence MQNQLETTEEEECVLRPMNCELNQLSRPDGSAMFMQGDTVVVAGVYGPIEAKLQKMMHDRATVETMFSPAKGPPCVDDRAKETVIRETCEAVLLTALHPGMAISINVQELQDSGGLLACAINAACLALIISSISMKFTVAAVSCMIDRESGKLIVDPDSTQIQQARVTFTYVFEGIKKDLVSCHTTGRFSENELMESLEKCRAASQNIFDFYRNIVEQYAIKL from the exons atgcAAAACCAATTGGAAACTACGGAGGAAGAGGAGTGCGTTTTGAGACCGATGAACTGTGAATTAAATCAGCTGAGCAGACCGGATGGTTCGGCAATGTTTATGCAAG GTGACACCGTCGTTGTTGCCGGAGTTTATGGACCAATTGAAGCGAAGCTACAAAAGATGATGCACGACAGAGCGACCGTTGAAACAATGTTTAGTCCTGCAAAAGGACCACCGT GTGTCGACGACAGAGCGAAGGAAACTGTCATCAGGGAAACGTGCGAGGCTGTACTGCTGACTGCGTTGCACCCTGGCATGGCAATAAGCATAAATGTACAAGAACTGCAGGATTCTGGAGGA TTACTCGCCTGTGCCATTAATGCTGCTTGCCTGGCGCTCATAATCTCCAGTATTTCTATGAAATTCACTGTCGCTGCTGTATCCTGCATGATTGACCGCGAGTCCGGCAAACTGATTGTAGATCCTGATAGCACGCAAATACAG cAGGCACGGGTCACGTTCACGTATGTTTTCGAGGGTATAAAAAAGGACTTGGTGTCTTGCCACACAACTGGTCGATTCTCGGAGAACGAGCTGATGGAATCTCTAGAAAAGTGTCGAGCAGCAAGCCAGAACATCTTCGATTTTTATAGAAACATAGTTGAACAATACGCGATTAAATTATGA
- the LOC124211923 gene encoding uncharacterized protein isoform X2, with protein MFNVPPKFYELCRLCLSSDGVKLSIFDEEGTQRNFADKILTCLSIAVNDGDSLPPIICHRCVYKLDVLHNFREVSRKSDVILKQYLDYAMQLSDGDQDNQSFSTAKVADLSPLQSFLQLNKTLFNEKPNSPASIQNVSLSTQTHHLELRTKEMPEQDAIKCEPEDDTCSNSSDPERLEIEDRDPESDGEENGYDMTVSKRVKLDTGYESSKQSTPNRSPVNRMDTPESNCSDTHIDQETTKLWQALAKSLEITRTNGDKLNNGFSGEATNLLRSLINNRQIGITAVETGKVSPQIRFYRDTQGTTIERTMPDCSVLGNRTNMSCIDNKSTSMDSNPSSPASVGKKETKGRRKQSYPSKAPASPDVINYHHESSEEQAHDFTAWSNKMKGKVGEQKQFDPHSGNIAKKVDMSCTNCGTMTTTIWRRNMKGEMVCNACGLYYKLHGVNRPVTMRRDTIHTRRRRPKGEKPTRHRKKGDGNSSQPEQLDSESADMLAALRRQIQPHLMMAALTPPRIPGTHPPPTSTPQLNYPLPLPGYMMHHLKSEVMEQQRNITEEADEGDEENVSDVPLNLVATSLSVDAQ; from the exons ATGTTTAATGTACCGCCAAAATTTTACGAGCTGTGTCGCCTTTGTTTATCGTCGGACGGTGTAAAATTATCCATTTTTGACGAAGAGGGCACGCAGCGTAACTTCGCTGACAAGATACTTACGTGCCTATCGATAGCG GTGAATGATGGGGACTCTCTTCCACCAATCATATGCCATCGCTGTGTGTACAAGTTAGATGTACTTCATAACTTCCGTGAAGTATCTCGCAAGTCTGATGTCATCCTGAAACAGTATCTGGATTATGCCATGCAACTGTCTGACGGAGACCAG GACAATCAATCTTTCTCCACTGCCAAAGTAGCAGACTTAAGTCCGCTCcagtcgtttcttcaattgaACAAAACCCTTTTCAATGAGAAGCCCAATTCTCCAGCCAGTATTCAAAATGTATCGCTGTCAACGCAGACCCATCACTTAGAATTACGCACGAAGGAGATGCCCGAGCAAGACGCGATAAAATGTGAACCAGAAGATGATACGTGCTCAAACAGTTCCGACCCAGAGAGATTGGAGATCGAAGATCGTGATCCTGAATCTGATGGGGAAGAAAATGGCTATGACATGACTGTTAGTAAGAGGGTCAAATTGGATACTGGATACGAAAGTTCTAAACAAAGTACACCCAATCGAAGTCCTGTTAATAGAATGGACACTCCCGAAAGCAACTGTTCTGACACACACATCGATCAAGAGACAACAAAACTTTGGCAGGCACTTGCAAA AAGTTTGGAAATAACAAGGACAAATGGTGATAAGTTGAACAACGGGTTTAGTGGTGAAGCAACTAATTTGTTGCGCTCTCTAATCAACAATAGGCAGATCGGTATCACCGCCGTTGAGACTGGCAAAGTGTCTCCGCAGATACGATTCTACCGGGATACCCAGGGTACAACAATTGAGCGAACAATGCCAGATTGCTCTGTGCTTGGAAATCGCACTAATATGTCATGCATCGATAACAAG AGTACTTCCATGGATAGTAATCCTTCCAGTCCTGCTAGTGTGGGAAAGAAAGAGACAAAGGGTAGGCGAAAACAAAGTTATCCCAGTAAAGCCCCTGCCAGTCCAGATGTGATTAATTATCACCACGAATCCAGCGAAGAACAGGCTCATGATTTCACTGCTTGGTCtaataaaatgaaaggaaaG GTCGGTGAGCAGAAACAGTTTGATCCGCACAGTGGAAACATTGCTAAAAAAGTTGACATGTCTTGTACAAATTGTGGGACTATGACAACGACAATATGGCGGCGAAATATGAAAGGAGAAATGGTCTGTAATGCTTGTGGGTTGTACTATAAACTCCATGGAGTAAATCGCCCTGTCACAATGCGAAGGGACACTATTCATACGCGTAGACGCAGGCCGAAAGGCGAAAAACCAACGAGACACAGAA AAAAAGGAGACGGAAATTCATCACAGCCTGAACAGTTGGATTCAGAGAGTGCAGACATGTTAGCAGCTCTTCGCAGGCAGATCCAACCTCACCTTATGATGGCAGCATTGACTCCTCCTCGTATACCAGGAACTCATCCTCCACCTACTTCTACCCCCCAACTGAACTATCCACTCCCCCTTCCTGGGTATATGATGCAT CATTTGAAGAGCGAAGTGATGGAACAGCAACGCAACATTACAGAAGAAGCAGATGAAGGGGATGAAGAAAATGTCTCGGATGTACCGCTGAATCTAGTTGCTACGTCGCTGTCGGTAGATGCCCAGTGA
- the LOC124211923 gene encoding uncharacterized protein isoform X1: MFNVPPKFYELCRLCLSSDGVKLSIFDEEGTQRNFADKILTCLSIAVNDGDSLPPIICHRCVYKLDVLHNFREVSRKSDVILKQYLDYAMQLSDGDQDNQSFSTAKVADLSPLQSFLQLNKTLFNEKPNSPASIQNVSLSTQTHHLELRTKEMPEQDAIKCEPEDDTCSNSSDPERLEIEDRDPESDGEENGYDMTVSKRVKLDTGYESSKQSTPNRSPVNRMDTPESNCSDTHIDQETTKLWQALANNRSLEITRTNGDKLNNGFSGEATNLLRSLINNRQIGITAVETGKVSPQIRFYRDTQGTTIERTMPDCSVLGNRTNMSCIDNKSTSMDSNPSSPASVGKKETKGRRKQSYPSKAPASPDVINYHHESSEEQAHDFTAWSNKMKGKVGEQKQFDPHSGNIAKKVDMSCTNCGTMTTTIWRRNMKGEMVCNACGLYYKLHGVNRPVTMRRDTIHTRRRRPKGEKPTRHRKKGDGNSSQPEQLDSESADMLAALRRQIQPHLMMAALTPPRIPGTHPPPTSTPQLNYPLPLPGYMMHHLKSEVMEQQRNITEEADEGDEENVSDVPLNLVATSLSVDAQ; this comes from the exons ATGTTTAATGTACCGCCAAAATTTTACGAGCTGTGTCGCCTTTGTTTATCGTCGGACGGTGTAAAATTATCCATTTTTGACGAAGAGGGCACGCAGCGTAACTTCGCTGACAAGATACTTACGTGCCTATCGATAGCG GTGAATGATGGGGACTCTCTTCCACCAATCATATGCCATCGCTGTGTGTACAAGTTAGATGTACTTCATAACTTCCGTGAAGTATCTCGCAAGTCTGATGTCATCCTGAAACAGTATCTGGATTATGCCATGCAACTGTCTGACGGAGACCAG GACAATCAATCTTTCTCCACTGCCAAAGTAGCAGACTTAAGTCCGCTCcagtcgtttcttcaattgaACAAAACCCTTTTCAATGAGAAGCCCAATTCTCCAGCCAGTATTCAAAATGTATCGCTGTCAACGCAGACCCATCACTTAGAATTACGCACGAAGGAGATGCCCGAGCAAGACGCGATAAAATGTGAACCAGAAGATGATACGTGCTCAAACAGTTCCGACCCAGAGAGATTGGAGATCGAAGATCGTGATCCTGAATCTGATGGGGAAGAAAATGGCTATGACATGACTGTTAGTAAGAGGGTCAAATTGGATACTGGATACGAAAGTTCTAAACAAAGTACACCCAATCGAAGTCCTGTTAATAGAATGGACACTCCCGAAAGCAACTGTTCTGACACACACATCGATCAAGAGACAACAAAACTTTGGCAGGCACTTGCAAA TAACAGAAGTTTGGAAATAACAAGGACAAATGGTGATAAGTTGAACAACGGGTTTAGTGGTGAAGCAACTAATTTGTTGCGCTCTCTAATCAACAATAGGCAGATCGGTATCACCGCCGTTGAGACTGGCAAAGTGTCTCCGCAGATACGATTCTACCGGGATACCCAGGGTACAACAATTGAGCGAACAATGCCAGATTGCTCTGTGCTTGGAAATCGCACTAATATGTCATGCATCGATAACAAG AGTACTTCCATGGATAGTAATCCTTCCAGTCCTGCTAGTGTGGGAAAGAAAGAGACAAAGGGTAGGCGAAAACAAAGTTATCCCAGTAAAGCCCCTGCCAGTCCAGATGTGATTAATTATCACCACGAATCCAGCGAAGAACAGGCTCATGATTTCACTGCTTGGTCtaataaaatgaaaggaaaG GTCGGTGAGCAGAAACAGTTTGATCCGCACAGTGGAAACATTGCTAAAAAAGTTGACATGTCTTGTACAAATTGTGGGACTATGACAACGACAATATGGCGGCGAAATATGAAAGGAGAAATGGTCTGTAATGCTTGTGGGTTGTACTATAAACTCCATGGAGTAAATCGCCCTGTCACAATGCGAAGGGACACTATTCATACGCGTAGACGCAGGCCGAAAGGCGAAAAACCAACGAGACACAGAA AAAAAGGAGACGGAAATTCATCACAGCCTGAACAGTTGGATTCAGAGAGTGCAGACATGTTAGCAGCTCTTCGCAGGCAGATCCAACCTCACCTTATGATGGCAGCATTGACTCCTCCTCGTATACCAGGAACTCATCCTCCACCTACTTCTACCCCCCAACTGAACTATCCACTCCCCCTTCCTGGGTATATGATGCAT CATTTGAAGAGCGAAGTGATGGAACAGCAACGCAACATTACAGAAGAAGCAGATGAAGGGGATGAAGAAAATGTCTCGGATGTACCGCTGAATCTAGTTGCTACGTCGCTGTCGGTAGATGCCCAGTGA
- the LOC124211701 gene encoding thioredoxin domain-containing protein 11 codes for MTSGERDTSPQRNGDNLRPTNDSGSDNVVQTSLATSSALEERLASKMLHYGKELCFFAAILFTTLAALHTSPPKVSQPPSARPFFNQSSLVLDFYKGHLGAAIERVTDADLSFVMYYAPWDAESQAVRQEFETVARFYHKQIFFAAINCWHPGSECRAEYSKIQSYPVFMLYPRRGPGVQYRGIRTAPYMIRFLHAFMNPIFRITDRNQLLNLIVDYDAVVIGYFNFIGLKNSPGYNVFYKTAIKSLERDPNKELAFAVVTDTSAESNYGVTEFPSARLLLWNESLSYPVENEWKSDSLLKWIGGALHQATLWLQPPGTKSLTLAPYLKDGPVLFLFTPRNPFHQYNYYYNLLKAIGVQYYNCGDNLMIKNIVNHLESVRPREKAKHYEKSKQCMRLLDRNRVQQLVPKMSITDRQWINSSCCSQILTNKCLMCKKTTSVLLKNEDAVCAANLNSFHHSCKPTDVFNIPTKEGEEHEKNEFCCENYDMMEDLETSTLTEENDLQTPNALSDYILKDECRHLLTGNNYHPPVFPKNLPRDHQKINLTSSICKTNKTLALIAVDSLQFFHIAEGLGIDVAIKKDKTAVAIVDPLQESQYILEQAVSYNSLVQFINNYTENSLKRYLCSHSRLESVKSSKTQQECSVSENSVICVPELTTDTFLNTVMNPDKDVVVMYHSPYCAFCHAVSYVYLTVAQYLHNMQNLTFVRINGDGNDLPWEYTMNRYPAILFFPAKRKADSIVFPFSLPISIPNFLNFVLANLDGNAHIEALVNICHLGIGDSPADCVSQIRLLCLEIIEDLLQSYRRLRRSLVSATNKTVTSKKLKVLLLRLQHIKEIHLTLGSISDLRIDEDKVILIRNKFKSYYQELSALDIDNSVDRKVVSDKHVNISNVSKLGHEL; via the exons ATGACCAGTGGAGAACGCGACACAAGTCCGCAAAGAAATGGTGATAATTTGCGGCCGACCAATGATTCAGGAAGTGATAACGTGGTCCAAACATCACTCGCAACGAGCTCCGCACTAGAAGAACGATTAGCCTCGAAAATGTTACACTATGGCAAAGAATTATGTTTCTTTGCTGCAATATTATTCACCACCTTAGCTGCTCTTCACACTTC GCCACCAAAAGTGTCACAACCTCCTTCAGCTCGGCCATTCTTTAACCAAAGCTCGcttgttttggatttttacAAAGGTCATTTAGGCGCCGCTATTGAAAGAGTCACAGATGCAGATCTCAGTTTTGTTATGTACTACGCACCATGGGATGCCGAGAGTCAAGCCGTTAGACAAGAGTTTGAAACTGTGGCACGTTTTTACCACAAACAG atattttttgcaGCCATTAATTGCTGGCACCCGGGTTCAGAATGCCGGGCTGAATACAGCAAGATTCAGAGCTACCCAGTTTTTATGCTCTATCCTAGGCGAGGACCTGGTGTTCAGTACAGAGGTATTCGTACTGCACCGTACATGATACGCTTCCTCCACGCATTTATGAACCCAATATTCAGAATAACAGACAGAAATCAGCTCCTGAACCTGATTGTAGACTATGAC GCCGTGGTGATAGGTTACTTTAATTTTATCGGACTGAAAAACTCACCGGGATACAATGTCTTTTACAAAACGGCAATTAAATCACTAGAAAGAGATCCTAACAAAGAGTTAGCATTCGCAGTGGTTACTGACACTTCTGCAGAATCTAATTACGGAGTTACGGAGTTTCCTTCTGCTAGGTTGCTACTTTGGAACGAGTCATTG AGTTATCCTGTGGAAAATGAATGGAAATCTGATAGTTTACTGAAGTGGATTGGCGGAGCACTGCATCAAGCTACTCTTTGGCTGCAACCCCCAGGCACCAAGTCTCTCACACTAGCGCCATATTTGAAGGATGGACCAGTATTGTTTCTATTTACACCCAGGAACCCATTTCATCAATATAACTACTACTATaatttg TTGAAAGCAATTGGAGTACAGTATTATAATTGCGGCGACAACTTGATGATCAAAAACATAGTGAACCACCTGGAGTCTGTTCGTCCCAGGGAGAAAGCAAAGCATTATGAAAAAAGTAAGCAGTGTATGCGCCTTTTAGATAGAAACAGGGTTCAACAACTGGTTCCAAAAATGAGTATTACCGACCGACAGTGGATAAACAGCAGCTGTTGTTCTCAAATTTTAACTAACAAGTGTTTAATGTGCAAGAAGACAACCTCTGTGTTGCTTAAAAATGAGGATGCGGTATGTGCCGCAAATTTGAACAGCTTTCATCACAGCTGTAAGCCAACAGATGTCTTTAACATACCGACAAAAGAGGGAGAGGAACacgaaaaaaacgaattttgtTGTGAAAACTATGACATGATGGAAGATCTCGAAACTTCTACTTTAACAGAAGAAAATGACTTGCAAACTCCAAATGCTTTGTCTGATTACATTCTAAAAGATGAATGCAGACACTTACTAACTGGGAATAATTATCACCCACCAGTATTTCCGAAAAACTTACCTCGCGATCatcagaaaattaatttaacatCTTCTATATGCAAGACTAACAAAACATTGGCTTTGATAGCTGTTGATAGCCTACAGTTCTTTCATATTGCTGAGGGGCTGGGCATTGATGTTGCAATAAAGAAAGATAAAACTGCTGTGGCTATTGTAGACCCTCTG CAAGAGAGCCAATACATTTTGGAGCAAGCTGTGAGCTATAACTCGCTTGTACAAttcataaacaattatacCGAGAATTCATTAAAACGATATTTATGCTCACATAGCCGTTTGGAATCAGTAAAGAGTTCTAAAACACAGCAGGAATGCAGTGTCAGCGAAAACTCTGTAATCTGTGTTCCAGAGTTAACAACCGATACATTTTTGAATACTGTTATGAACCCTGACAAG GATGTAGTAGTGATGTACCATTCGCCTTATTGTGCATTTTGTCATGCAGTGTCATACGTGTATCTAACAGTGGCACAGTACTTACACAACATGCAAAATCTAACATTTGTGCGTATTAACGGAGATGGAAACGATCTGCCGTGGGAATATACAATGAACCGATATCCAGCCATTCTCTTCTTCCCTGCTAAAAG AAAAGCAGACAGCATCGTATTTCCGTTCTCTCTACCAATCAGCATTCCAAATTTCCTCAACTTTGTTCTTGCCAACTTGGATGGCAATGCACACATTGAAGCCTTGGTGAACATCTGCCACCTGGGAATAGGAGATTCGCCAGCTGATTGTGTATCCCAAATTAGGCTTCTTTGTTTAGAAATAATCGAAGACTTACTTCAGAGCTACAGAAGACTGCGACGAAGTTTAGTTAGTGCTACAAATAAGACTGTCACAAGTAAGAAATTGAAAGTGTTACTATTAAGGTTACAACATATTAAAGAaattcatttgacattgggGTCAATCAGCGATCTACGAATTGATGAGGACAAGGTTATCTTAATTCGAAATAAGTTTAAGTCGTATTATCAAGAGCTATCAGCTCTTGACATAGACAATAGTGTAGATAGGAAGGTCGTCAGTGACAAGCATGTAAATATTAGCAATGTAAGTAAACTCGGACATGAGTTGTGA